From Draconibacterium halophilum, one genomic window encodes:
- a CDS encoding biotin/lipoyl-containing protein, whose amino-acid sequence MKKEIKFSLLYRDMWQSSGKYVPKVEQLEKVAPAIIDMGCFDRVETNGGGFEQINLLFGENPNIANRRWTQPFNDAGIQTHMLERALNGIRMSPVPADVRKLMFKVKKLQGTDIARSFCGLNDPRNLENSIKFAKEGGMISQAALSLTISEVHTVEYYTNLANTLIEMGADEICVKDMAGIGRPAFIGKIIKNIKTAHPKTTVQYHGHSGPGFSMASILEAARAGVDYVDVAMEPLSWGTGHADVLAVQGMLKDAGYAVKEVNMKAYMEVRAMTQEFIDDFLGYYINPKNRHMNSLLIGSGLPGGMMGSLMADLDNNLESLNKWLTKRNKPTLSQDDLLIKLFEEVEYIWPKLGYPPLVTPFSQYVKNLALMNVLQVIKGRERWSMIADNIWDMIIGKSGKLPGELAPEIIELAKEKGKEFFTGVPQEQYPDNLDVFKKEMDDNGWDYGQDDEELFELAMHPEQYRAYKSGKAKADFEADLAEKKAAAEPKPQVVEVPAGVFEPKSMVIDVNGEKFKVGVSYDGTEAAPEATSSAPAKEEAAPAVNGSIASEVIAPLEGKFMLTKDTSETALTVGDKVKEGDLICYIESMKTYNAIVAESEGTVVGILKANGDSVDEDDVLVQLS is encoded by the coding sequence ATGAAGAAGGAGATTAAATTTAGCTTGCTGTATAGAGATATGTGGCAATCTTCAGGGAAATACGTTCCCAAAGTAGAACAACTGGAAAAAGTTGCACCTGCAATAATCGATATGGGATGTTTCGACAGGGTCGAGACCAACGGTGGTGGATTCGAACAGATCAACCTTTTATTTGGCGAAAATCCAAACATTGCCAACCGCAGATGGACACAGCCTTTTAACGATGCCGGCATTCAAACACACATGTTAGAGCGTGCTTTGAACGGTATTCGTATGAGCCCGGTTCCTGCCGATGTTCGTAAGCTGATGTTTAAAGTAAAGAAATTACAGGGTACAGATATTGCCCGTTCGTTCTGTGGATTGAACGATCCGCGAAACCTTGAAAACTCAATTAAGTTTGCCAAAGAAGGAGGAATGATTTCGCAGGCAGCGTTGAGTTTAACCATTTCGGAAGTGCACACGGTAGAATATTATACTAATCTGGCCAACACGCTAATTGAAATGGGTGCCGACGAGATTTGTGTAAAAGATATGGCTGGTATTGGCCGTCCTGCTTTCATCGGAAAAATCATCAAAAACATAAAAACAGCACATCCTAAAACTACTGTTCAGTACCACGGTCACTCTGGTCCTGGTTTCTCAATGGCAAGTATTTTAGAGGCTGCACGAGCCGGAGTTGATTATGTTGACGTTGCTATGGAACCACTTTCGTGGGGTACCGGTCACGCCGATGTACTGGCCGTTCAGGGTATGTTAAAAGATGCCGGTTATGCCGTAAAAGAGGTAAACATGAAAGCGTACATGGAAGTTCGCGCGATGACCCAGGAGTTTATCGACGATTTCCTTGGCTATTATATCAACCCAAAAAACCGTCACATGAACTCATTGTTGATTGGTTCAGGTCTTCCTGGCGGAATGATGGGTAGTTTGATGGCTGACCTGGATAACAACCTCGAGAGCCTGAACAAATGGCTGACAAAACGCAATAAACCAACCTTATCGCAGGACGATCTGCTGATAAAACTGTTTGAGGAAGTAGAATATATATGGCCTAAATTAGGTTACCCACCATTGGTAACTCCATTTAGTCAGTACGTGAAAAACCTGGCATTGATGAACGTGTTGCAGGTAATTAAAGGACGCGAGCGCTGGAGTATGATTGCCGATAACATCTGGGATATGATCATCGGTAAATCAGGAAAACTTCCGGGAGAATTAGCTCCTGAGATTATTGAGCTGGCCAAAGAAAAAGGAAAGGAATTCTTTACCGGCGTTCCACAAGAGCAGTATCCTGATAACCTTGATGTGTTCAAGAAAGAAATGGACGACAATGGTTGGGATTATGGTCAGGACGACGAAGAGTTATTCGAACTGGCTATGCACCCCGAGCAATACCGCGCTTACAAATCGGGTAAAGCAAAAGCTGATTTTGAAGCCGACCTGGCAGAGAAGAAAGCTGCTGCAGAGCCAAAACCACAGGTAGTTGAAGTTCCTGCCGGTGTATTCGAGCCAAAATCGATGGTGATTGATGTGAATGGCGAGAAATTTAAAGTAGGCGTTAGCTACGATGGTACTGAAGCTGCTCCTGAAGCTACGAGTTCTGCTCCTGCAAAAGAAGAAGCTGCCCCGGCAGTGAACGGCAGCATCGCTTCAGAGGTGATTGCTCCGCTGGAAGGAAAATTCATGTTAACAAAAGATACATCGGAAACCGCGCTTACAGTTGGCGACAAAGTAAAAGAGGGTGATTTGATTTGTTATATCGAATCGATGAAAACCTACAACGCTATTGTTGCTGAGAGCGAAGGAACAGTGGTTGGCATTTTAAAAGCCAATGGCGACAGTGTGGATGAAGACGATGTTTTGGTACAATTGTCATAA
- a CDS encoding OadG family protein — protein MNEALKLMLTGMSTVFFILIMVVVLGNLIIRITNRFAVAVVENPTSSGSSQSEINPSKLAAIVSAVQITTKGKGSVTSVEKMSE, from the coding sequence ATGAACGAAGCTTTAAAATTGATGCTAACGGGCATGAGCACCGTTTTTTTTATCCTCATTATGGTGGTGGTTTTAGGAAACCTAATTATTCGGATTACCAATCGTTTTGCAGTTGCTGTTGTCGAGAACCCGACTTCTTCTGGGTCGTCGCAAAGCGAGATTAATCCATCGAAGCTGGCAGCCATTGTTTCGGCTGTTCAAATTACTACCAAAGGAAAAGGCAGTGTTACATCGGTAGAGAAAATGAGTGAATAG
- a CDS encoding cold-shock protein translates to MGRSKETFGKKEVRKKQAKKRKEKEAKRLARKDSDTNSNLDDMIAYVDEFGNITDTPPDETQKEKVKAEDIDVSVPKGGYGEDEPREKQGVVTFFNDQKGYGFIRNLSNNQNIFVHINEVDGEIKEGNRVTYEEGQGPKGPAAMNVKQSK, encoded by the coding sequence ATGGGAAGATCGAAAGAAACATTTGGTAAAAAAGAAGTACGAAAAAAACAAGCAAAAAAGAGAAAAGAGAAAGAAGCAAAGAGACTCGCCAGAAAAGATTCTGATACAAATTCGAACCTTGACGATATGATTGCCTACGTTGATGAGTTTGGAAATATTACTGATACCCCTCCAGACGAAACACAAAAGGAAAAAGTTAAAGCTGAAGATATTGACGTCAGCGTGCCAAAAGGTGGTTATGGAGAAGATGAACCAAGAGAAAAACAAGGCGTGGTTACTTTCTTTAACGATCAAAAAGGATACGGGTTTATTCGCAATTTGTCGAACAACCAAAATATTTTTGTTCATATAAACGAAGTAGATGGCGAGATAAAAGAAGGCAACCGTGTTACGTACGAAGAAGGACAAGGCCCCAAAGGACCTGCTGCTATGAACGTTAAGCAGTCTAAATAA
- a CDS encoding NYN domain-containing protein yields the protein MGKDLKLAVLIDGDNIPSAYVKEMMEEIAKYGNPTIKRIYGDWTRPGLNKWKNLLLDNAITPIQQYGYTIGKNATDSAMIIDAMDILYSEKVNGFCLVSSDSDFTRLATRLREAGMHVIGIGEKKTPDPFIVSCDRFIYIEILKSRSKENETSSTSKTEKKGVDKVTPKVIRLISKTISDLADDDGWAFLGDVGSLLQKKQPNFDSRNYGFEKLTPLIDSTGMFEIDQRVGQGKYKLMYVRNKKR from the coding sequence ATGGGAAAAGATTTAAAGTTAGCGGTACTAATCGATGGCGACAACATTCCATCTGCATACGTGAAAGAAATGATGGAAGAGATTGCTAAATATGGCAATCCTACCATTAAACGTATTTATGGCGACTGGACCAGACCCGGTTTAAACAAATGGAAAAACCTTTTGCTCGACAATGCCATAACACCTATACAGCAATACGGCTACACCATCGGTAAAAATGCTACCGACTCGGCAATGATTATTGATGCCATGGATATCCTTTACAGCGAAAAAGTAAATGGATTTTGCCTGGTATCGAGCGACAGCGATTTTACCCGTCTGGCTACCCGTTTGCGCGAAGCCGGCATGCATGTTATTGGCATTGGCGAGAAAAAAACGCCGGATCCGTTTATCGTTTCGTGCGACCGCTTTATTTACATCGAGATCCTGAAAAGCCGCTCAAAAGAAAATGAAACTTCTTCCACCAGCAAAACAGAGAAAAAAGGCGTAGACAAAGTAACACCAAAAGTTATTCGTCTTATTTCGAAAACAATATCGGATCTGGCCGACGACGACGGGTGGGCTTTCCTGGGCGATGTGGGAAGTTTATTGCAAAAGAAACAACCTAATTTCGATTCCAGAAACTACGGTTTTGAAAAACTTACGCCACTGATCGACTCAACAGGGATGTTTGAAATTGATCAACGCGTTGGCCAGGGAAAATACAAATTGATGTATGTTCGGAATAAGAAGCGGTAG